Within the Glycine max cultivar Williams 82 chromosome 12, Glycine_max_v4.0, whole genome shotgun sequence genome, the region ATAAAAAGAAGATTTCAGTTTGAACCAATCTGATGGCCTTTGGAAATTTATACTTGAATGGTCAGAACCTGGACAGCATGCCTACACTTTTTTAATACCTTGTTTGCACCTTCTAACCAGATCTTATTACCTGTTTTTCAGTCCCTAATACAACACTCAGTAGTAGTATACACATTAGAGTATACAACATCTAATCCCTAGAGCACACCACAAAATTATATCCAGAGTTTTTTAGAAGATTTTTGATGTGTTGAAAATGTAGTGCTGTATTACATTGATTGTTGTAATATGGCTTATCATTGTTTCAGTAGATGGAACTTAAGTGATTAATTCTTTTCATAATGGTAAGATTGTTGGCTGAATAATTTTTGCTTCTTCTTGCCCTGCAGAATCCTTGTTTAATGCTTTTGCAACAGCTGCATTTTTCAAGTTTGTAGTTTTCTCAATATTTGAGATGAGATACCTCCTTGCTATCTGGAAGGCAAATAGGCCTTTGAGTAATGGGGAAGGTTGGGAAACAATGAGGCGAGAACTTTCAGTTTTATACAGTCGTTTCTGTAAGTACTCATCTAGAATTAAATTTTGTCTTGCTAAATGGTTGTATGATCTCATCAAGAGTTCTCCTTTAAGTCATTGGCTCCCTGGGATCCATGATCATGTTATGTTATTTCCTGAGTTGTTGAGCGTTGATAGTCACTCTACTTATGAGCCGGTCAGCTTTGAGTTAAACTACTTCTATGGATGTTTTACTACTGATCAAGATTCAATTCCAgcttttaggttttttttttttttatatcagaaTAGAAAACTATGATGCTTGCTTGAAAATATTATGTGCAtgactaaaaattataataactgcATAATTTTCTTGAATTGCTCTTTAAAATGCCATTATAATAACAatgaatttaatgtattttcttaCTATATATTTCGGGCCGACATAAACCTGTGAACTTTCACTATGCATTTAGCTGAGGGCCACCAAGCACCATGATAAAATGAGCTACAGAATGGCAAATATCTCTGAGTGTAGCATATATGAAAAGAGGGACTCAAGTTTAACATTTTAACTTCCTTCTGCAGATGGGATCTTGTTGGGAGGCATTCTACTCATGTACGAGTTCCATTATTATTTGAGACCTATTCTTCTTCTTATGTACTCTTTTTGGATACCTCAGATAATCACCAACGTTATTCGCGATTCACGCAAACCATTGCATCCTCATTATATCTTAGGGATAACTGTTACTCGGCTTGCAATcccattatatatttttggttgCCCAAACAACTTCATGCGCATAAAGCCAGACAAGAGTTGGTGTGTGTGTTTGGCTGTATTTATTGGACTTCAAGCTGCAATTCTCCTACTTCAGCACTATCTTGGTTCACGTTGGTTCATTCCTCGTGAGGTTGGACCCAACTTTTTTCTTGATACTTTTGTAACCATTATTAACACATTCAGAATTCTTGGACCTAGTTTCCACTTCTGAAAGACTGAGTTTAAACTTTAGACACAGCATAGTAGcatcatttttttcatgtaGTCAGCTCCCTCTAGTGGGAAAAggcttttgttgtatattttagtTGTAACTGAGGTTACATCAATCATTTGAAGCATTTCGTAGACATCATACTTGTATGGGCTCTATACTCGTCTTCAGTAATTTTACTCCATAGTActgatttcttttgttttcgtCATCTGATCATGAGGATGATTATTTGGCAAAGATGGATAATAACATTGTATTATCCTCATCATTTAGGATTATAGTTCTAGGCTTTTCTAACCGAATTAAAATCATGATCcgacattttattttttctgaattAGCATGAATGTTTTATCTTCATGATTTGCAGATTCTCCCCGAGAAATACAGCTATTATAGGAGGGTCGATCAGGATACACGACATGCTACTGACTGTGTTATTTGCATGACAGCCATTGATCTGTCCCCGCGATCTAATGATTGCATGGTAAGTGAATATATAGTTTCTTAAGATTGCACTCGATACTCCTGTCTTTTTAACCCGTACAGTAATtcctttaattgtttaaaacacATTATACTGCCAAGAAACACATTACACTATGTACCCCTAAAAGGGTTACTGTAAACATCAAAAGGACAGGAATATCATGTGCAAATCATGAAACTACAAGGAGTGTCAATGTAATTTAATCTAAATATAACCTTTGTTTTGTCAACTCAAATTGAAGTTTACAATATGAATTAAGTCTAATGCACAGACTGTTACACAGGTGACACCTTGTGATCATTTCTTCCACTCTGGCTGTTTGCAAAGATGGATGGATATAAAGATGGAGTGCCCAACTTGCCGGCGCCCGCTACCCCCCGcttaaagatctttcttctctGTTTATGTCAATAGGATCAGCTGACCCTGCTCAACTTCATAGTTTTAGTATATGcttaaatgaccaaattttacattgtttttgcttttaattttacaaGAGAAGTGAAATTACACGGGCTTTGGTGGTCAACCTTTTCTTCTCATGTGAGGACTGAATGTTTCTTCTGCTCAtacaaattttgtaatttgatttTGCCACCTTACCCCGTATGCTGAGGGTATATTTTTGTACATAAGTTGGAAGGGCAATCAACATTAAATTGTACTTTTTTctcaatacaaaatttatttttattcttccttTGTGATTGTCCAAGATatcattcattcatttattattattattattattattattattattattattattattattattattattattattatgcactaacaatgttttatattatcatttaataataaattgttatcATGTATAGAaagtttgttaaattttataataattttcttaaaaattatgttaaagatGATTTATGATTAGCTGATAGAGCATGCTTTCTAAATTTTTAGAATAGAAACTTTTACATTAATTGTTACCTTGTTAGGAGTTTTACATAAGTAGAATAAATTACTTGGCTTGGTACTCAAGTGACAAAGCAAACTCTTCTCATACGCTTAACTTAAGTCCCGACATTTTTTAGTCCAATAGTTATCATTGAAATAATTTCAACTCAAGTACATGATAGTTTGCATtattgtgctattcaaagttggATAGAATCCAGAGTGTAATGACAGTAACTTAGGCATGCGGCATTAGTTTGTAGCTGATTATTTCagtatacttttttttctaattgcTATCTGTCAGTAACTtagtaaacaaaaataacataacagcCGATAATGAATCTATTTAATTCCATCCTTGGGTTACATGTGCATCCACATAGTTTTCATTACGTCTGTTGTACGGACATGGCACTTTTGATATGACCACATTCACATGCATTGAGGATTAAGGATGCTTGTTCTAATCGTTTCCTTAATGGAAATGGTGGGTTCTAATCACTAATCAAAACCCGTGCCTGCACCCTACGGACAGCAATTGTGAAATACGAAAAACTAGCTTGTGATGAGATGACTTGGTGGAAGGGCAAACAACAACTCACTCGGATACAAGATTGAATCTTAGGCTCACTGAGCAGTGAGCATGGATGATGATGGACgatgaaaaagaataaataatacatgGACACTCCTTTATTATTAACATCTGGAgaggtaaaagaaaaataaatgtaaatatgACAAGCAATATGATATGATACATAGAAATGATCAGTGCTAATAGACAATTCATAATATTAAGATGTTGACATATAATTATCCAAGAAATAAGTACCATATTTTTATTGCTTGGTGTATTTATAATAGGAGGAAGGAATTAACATACacttcataaataattttatttcataaatatgTGATCATGAGTTCCATCATTAGTTTGTGTGtatagaaaaaatatctattgaAAAAGATCAAATCTTTAAATGAATCtcagtcacttgaagaattaaTCCTTAACTTTCGACTTAGAAATATctttggtttaaaaaaaaataggaggaaGGATTAAAAATTAGGTAGAATCTACACTTTCTATAATCCACCCATTTTGggagagaaggaagagagaaaggtgttttgatgtgataaaatgaaaaaactaaaatactcttatttttatatactttttatcagatatttaaattattttatatacatattatttcttttcactttctacataagaaaataagaaagaaaagttaaattttttttctcacaataTAATGTCCTTACATACTGGTTAATATttgtcaaaatataattaatattttagtttataatagaatattttcaatttcttaGTATGACTTcagttattatttttctcttatttatgaaaaatatataagaatcaAGGGaagctaaaaatataattgaaaagatagccaataaatgaaaataaaaatatcttttaaaattagacAGATAAATATAAGAATCAAGACTGTTAAGTATGGGGCCAACAATTTATGTTAAATCTTACAGTTACATTCAAGACTCAATTTATAGAGAATCAAAGTCACTTTCAGATAATATGCATATAAATTTGAACGAGGTGGACGCAACTTTCATTAATCATTGGACAATTAACACCTTTCAGACAAACATGAACAAATAAAACAGTAGTCTTCAATTACTTCAACCAAAAGGTCTAACAAACTACACGATTATAAGCTTAAGGCAAGTAATAACCAACTAAAATTCAAGTTTGCAAAACTATGATTTCTTATTATAAAGCCCCTACCCTACATTCGGGGAAACTTCAAAACCACTATTTTTCATCCAAATTATTCAATGCAAAGGGGAAGCAACATCATTGCCTCAGATAGTTGTCGTCGTCATTATCTGTATATTAACCTCCACCACCAGAACCGTATTTCTTTCCGAACAAGACGAGCTGTAGCTTATCATAACCAGCGAGCACTCCAGCACCTGCAACAGCACGTAATATGTTTGCACCGGCACCTTTAAAGAGTGACTTAGTACCCTCTTTTGCGACAATTATCTTGAATGCTTCCAAAGAGCTCTTGTATTTTACAGCTTCTCCAGATGTCATCATCATTCTTCTACGCACAGTATCAATGGGGTAAGAGGCCAAGCCGGCACCTATTGTGATCCCCCATCCCAAGAGAAAACTCGCAAAGAAGCTATCCTGTTAATGATAAGAGTAACTAAGGTAAGTAAACATAAGAACTTATTGAATAGCATCGTTTTTTGAATTGTGTTTAAACTAAATCTAGTTAGGCCCATCAACAAATATCAAGTAACCCGGAAATTATAAGCATTCATATAGGAAGTACATTTAACTAAGttacttaacaaaaaataagacaACATAAATCCAAAAGAAACTGAAATCAAGAATAGTTATTTCcacacaacaattttttttaggaacaGGTATGCACCACACTACAAAATAGACcagatttcaaattcaaaattgtaTTTACCTGCAATCCACCAACCAAGACCACTGGTTTCAGAGAATCATACATTCCAAAGTAAAGACCACGGTACACTATGATTCCAACACATGAGATGTTGAAACCACGATAAAGGCCAGCAATGCCATCAGACTTAATGGTTTTCCTGTAAACATCAATCAAGCCATTGAACTGCCTCTCACCACCCTTCTTTGCAGCCTTTGCATCATTTGCTAAACGTGTTCGGGCATAGTCCAAAGAATAGACAAACAAGAGGGAGGAAGCCCCAGCAGCCCCCCCAGATGCTAAATTCCCAGCAAACCATTTCCAGTAGCCATCTTTATCCTTTTTGAAGTTGAAAAGCCTCTTGAAATAATCCTTAAAAGCAAAATTCAGagcctgaaaaaaaaaacacaaaagcaaGCATTAAAGATACAGAAAAAACATATAGATACTGCAGACCAAACAGTCAAACAccaaatataaatttacattcatcacatcaaaatcaaataaaagagGGTAAACCCCGCACActctaaaataaaagaatgtttTATGAATCACACTCCAAAAACACAAACAGGACAACAAATATGCAGAGCCATTGGGTTTGTTGTGGCTTTGtggaaataatataataaaagttaaaaacccCACCCGATTCCAGGGTAAATATAATGACAAAAAAGTATGTTTGAGTTTTGTACACGTGaagtaaaaggaaaacaaagacatTGCCAAAGAACATAATCAAGCATATACAGTTGGAAATGGAATAATAAATCAGATATGACATGCTTACAATTAAATAATCACATCAAACAAGTTAACCTATATTCCAACTTCAGAGGAAAGAAAAATCACCTGAGTAGGGAAGTATCTGATAACATTAGCAGTGTTTCCTCTCCAAAGAGCAATCACCCCTTCATCCTTCATGGTTCGAGTGAAACAATCGCCAATTCCTTTGTATGGTTCAGACAACCGACCACTCTTGATCATTTCATCCTGGTTTTGGATGAGCAACTTAACTCGTTCGATTGGAGCCGCAGCTGTCTTGGACACAGCCGCCGACACTCCGCCCATCAGGAAATCCAACAAAAATCCAGACACCCCTTTCTCAGCCGGCGCGTGTGCCGTGACTGGAACCAAACCTGAAGACTGCAAACCTCCATTGAAGTAACTACCAGTGGTAGAACAGTTTCTGGAGTGATTAGGAGCAAGCCTGGACACAAGATAAGACTGTCCAGATAACTTCTGAACTACCGATGGATGCTGCGAATGCAATCCATCTGCCATTGCTGCACTTCAGACGGTTACCTATCAACATTCAAACAAAATTCTTACCGATAGtgacagcaaaaaaaaaaaaaaaacacttaggGTCTGGGTGATGTTCTTGcctctttttagttttaaaactgTTTCCTAATACAATTTATGCTACTTAGCAATTCTCATCCAAAttctattaaattttgaatttttcttccaaaataagtgttttaaaaaccaaaaagcagttttgaaaatagaaatcaaacacaCTCTTATCCTTTCTAATACACTTGCTATGATCCATACACTTAACCCATCCATCTAAGATATATAGATagtacacacacatataaattCTACATCTCTACAGCAGTTGATATACATCCAAAATCCATTACAGTTTACAATTTAGCTCACTGTCAGACTCTGATACTTCAAATCAAGtcaaaactaaaatagaaatGATAAATAACAGTTATAAATAAGTAACTAAAGATGAACGAACTAACTAAAATTGTAGAAAGtaacagaaagaaaaaacagtGATGTAGTAAGGTTGGTAGCAAAACATGCAGCAGATCGAAAATAAAAGAATGCAGATcttaaagaggaagaagaagttgaAGTAGCGTAGTTAGTGAAAGTGGAAGAGTAGTACCCAAGAAGGGCGTGGAGAGAAGATTGGTGTCTTCCTCAGATCGTGAGGGAAGGGAAGGAAATGACACTCGCCGAATAAATGGGAGCAACACAGAGATGCTAGGGTTTTATTTAATGACTATTTTACCCTTCCCTCCCTttggtaacaaaaaaaaaaacaacagtaacaatattttttttaatttttagattaatTTCAATGTACTGTGAAAAGGTTTTAATATATCTCGCATCAGATCACCAAAACTAGACTTCCTTCTTACACCCTCATCACAAGTCAAGTCCACGGTCTTTTATGAGTTTATCCAAGATGAGAAAATTCCACAAGTTTTAGCTTTCTTTTACTGGTTAAAAAACTttcattatttgataaataatttttttaatagtcatTAGCATTTTTGAAGATTTTAATATTGTATAGATGcatcaatattaaaattttggtttttgctATTTTAACTCCCCCTTATTATTAGTACACTccacttttgatttttttttcaaaaatatttgaaaaatacaccccctttgcacACACCCATAAGTCTTGCATTTCGGAAATTATTTTCAGTCCGTGTCTTAGAGTTGCATTCCCAAAATTCAAACCGTTATGCATGcttcatattttacattttgtaGTTTTTGCACAAActaacaaaagaataaaattgcTACCTACTATGACTTCCGTTAAAGTCCTAAACTCCCTCGAATGACCAAtgccaaagaaaaaaatattatgatggATGATGCATATTTTAATTGGTTAATTGGCTTTATATTCCTTTAAGAAGAACAAAGAGGATGGAAAGAACATTTGCTCATCGTGTTAGGCATAGctcttccaaaacttctctGCACCAATTAAGCATCATCACCATGTAAACCTCATTTTAATATggttcttgttattttttatttctctctcttctttttagATGAAGGTTGGTGGTGGTTGTCGGCACGGCGGCGTCGACGGTGGCTGCCATTTGCCATGTGTAGAGGGGGGAGCGCTGTCGTCTGAACATAGTCATAGAAATTCCGAGCTTTTGTTTGATGGATGGTGCGTCTGGCTTGTCTATTTTTacccttaattatatataatcattctttaattataaactttccattaatatttatatttttctatctcATTATCTAAAGAAGTGTCTTTCAAGTGTAACATATGTTCATATCTCATTATTCACATATAAATGAATACACACTTTTGAATAGTGAGTGTTTATATGTGCACATCCATAAATTTCAAATACCCATGGacgcttttcatttttttaatctctttctTCTTATCTATTACACCTTTCATTTATCTAATTAACCCCAAGTATAAAATGGGATTAAGTAATCTCATGTTCAATGacgaataaaaattaaacaaatatcttATTCtaaattctattattattaatacacttgttattatatttaatacatcatcctttctctctcattttatttatgtataaaataaacattcatgCATGATACATATATAACACATATCATATACCTTCTTTCGTCACACagcctttattatttttattttattcatgcaTGATACATATATAACACATATCATATACCTTCTTTCGTCACACAACTTATAAGTATAAATacaatacttttaaatatttttcaaacattttcattataaaattaaaaatgatagataaagggtataattgttaattaaaaattatacataaaaattataattgcaaCATTTTAATTATCGCACACATGTCTTATtctctttattattttgatatataacaagtgaaattataattgttgattaatttacttattttgtGGAGTAAAGAGCTattgttaattaaaagttaatacttagaattatactaaaataaataaatatatataataaattattagaattatactaaaatatatagatatataataaattacaaaaaatattaaattcttaaaaaaaattaattatgtaaagcTATATTCTTTATACACTTAGCTATATagtactaatttattttaactttagaggaattgatttttatttatgggTAACAAATATCATGTTTGTGtgtaaaaaatatagtaaataagAGTTATTGTTTGTAAAATTATGTGatcattaaatgattttatcaattttttcattAGTGGATTTAGCAGcccgaaaaaaaaaactctgatTATATCTACTTTTTATCTGTGTACttagcaaaaaatataaattaataatgaggGTCGATCAATTATAAAGAATGGAATCAAATAATCCATCTTTACTATTGACCAATAAGATTTAGAtgattatcttattttaaattatatcattaatgtagttattatcatatttaatacGTAATCTTTTCTTTCTCATGTCATTGTATGTATAAAGTTAAAGTTCCATACATAATACATAAACACGTGTCATATATCTTTGTTTATGACAGAcccttcatattttttattttattcattctaCAAGTTATaatatagtaattttaaatctttctttagaattttaattattattgttaattgaaaattatagatataaagagtataattgttaaataaaaattatagataaataaTCGTAAGAGTAAAATTACTACATTCTGATTATGGCACACAtgccctatatatatatatatatatatatatatatatatatatatatatatatatatatatatatatatatatatatatatatatatatatatattacttgaataaataaagagtaaaactataataatttttttctacctgCTCCTGTAGTTTCCTTCTGTTCTTGAATAGCTTCCTTCAAAAGAAC harbors:
- the LOC100785990 gene encoding ADP,ATP carrier protein 3, mitochondrial, with product MADGLHSQHPSVVQKLSGQSYLVSRLAPNHSRNCSTTGSYFNGGLQSSGLVPVTAHAPAEKGVSGFLLDFLMGGVSAAVSKTAAAPIERVKLLIQNQDEMIKSGRLSEPYKGIGDCFTRTMKDEGVIALWRGNTANVIRYFPTQALNFAFKDYFKRLFNFKKDKDGYWKWFAGNLASGGAAGASSLLFVYSLDYARTRLANDAKAAKKGGERQFNGLIDVYRKTIKSDGIAGLYRGFNISCVGIIVYRGLYFGMYDSLKPVVLVGGLQDSFFASFLLGWGITIGAGLASYPIDTVRRRMMMTSGEAVKYKSSLEAFKIIVAKEGTKSLFKGAGANILRAVAGAGVLAGYDKLQLVLFGKKYGSGGGG